In one window of Xiphophorus hellerii strain 12219 chromosome 23, Xiphophorus_hellerii-4.1, whole genome shotgun sequence DNA:
- the atp11c gene encoding phospholipid-transporting ATPase 11C isoform X2: MLRRRLNRLFGGDEGRVHSRTIYVGHKSCPPNEAYIPPKFCDNRIVSSKYTVWNFLPKNLFEQFRRIANFYFLIIFLVQVIVDTPTSPVTSGLPLFFVITVTAVKQGYEDWLRHKADREVNEYRVSVLEDGRRIRKMSAKIKVGDIVEVEEDETFPCDLILLQSSRDDGTCFVTTASLDGESNHKTHYTVADLESDLQYLSSTIECEQPQPDLYKFVGRMHIYRNSQEPDVRSLGPENLLLKGANLKNTQKICGVAVYTGMETKMALNYQGKSQKRSAVEKSINAFLLVYLFILVSKALVCTTLKYVWQGKHDEPWYNEKTQKEKDTNQYLKMFTDFLSFMVLFNFIIPVSMYVTVEMQKFLGSFFIAWDKDFFDPEIQEGALVNTSDLNEELGQVEYIFTDKTGTLTQNNMEFIECCIDGFQYKHGDGSSELDGFCVTDGPVNKIQQKAGREREELFLRALCLCHTVQIKESTMHRQDQIDQIDQIDQVDGLGVDHEFLHPPQKETGFIASSPDEIALVKGAMRYGFTFLGLESKNMKILNRNKDVETYELLHVLNFDPVRRRMSVMVRSKTGDILLFCKGADSSMFPQVRQEEVERIRMHVERNATEGYRTLCVAYKHLNAQEYARADADLREARLALQDREEKLMAVYNRVETDMILIGATAVEDQLQDEAAQTMEALQGAGMKVWVLTGDKMETAKSTCYACGLFKKNTELLELTLRTLEDGGRSREERLHDLLLEYHKKAVQDAPPVKLGITRSWSVAGHDYGFIIDGASLSMVLSSSSEPNSRRYKNLFLQICQNCTAVLCCRMAPLQKAQIVKLVKNSKGNPITLSVGDGANDVSMILEAHVGIGIKGKEGRQAVKNSDYAIPKLKHLKKLLLAHGHLYYVRIAHLVQYFFYKNLCFILPQFLYQFFCGYSQQPLYDAAYLTMYNICFTSMPILAYSLLEQHICIEVLLEHSTLYRDIAKNAMLRWKLFLYWTALGIFHGLVFFFGVRFLFSNPALQDNGQVFGNWSYGTIVFTVLVFTVTLKLALDTRHWTWINHFVIWGSLAFYVFFSFFWGGIIWPFLKHQRLYFVFANMLSSVSAWLVIILLILLSLLPEILLVVLRKPRGPHARQKKSSAGDPQSPQSSARPLLTRTFSDESNTVI, from the exons taTACAGTTTGGAATTTTCTACCAAAGAACTTGTTTGAACAATTTCGAAGAATTGCCAATTTTTACTTCCTTATCATCTTCCTGGTACAG GTGATAGTGGACACCCCCACCAGCCCAGTCACCAGTGGCCtacctttattttttgtcatcacAGTAACTGCTGTCAAACAG GGATATGAGGACTGGCTGCGGCACAAGGCTGACCGGGAGGTGAATGAGTACCGGGTGTCTGTACTAGAGGATGGCCGGAGGATACGGAAAATGAGTGCTAAAATTAAG GTTGGAGATATTGTGGAAGTAGAAGAAGACGAGACCTTTCCCTGTGATCTAATACTGCTGCAGTCCAGCCGAGATGATGGCACATGTTTTGTTACCACAGCAAGTCTGGATGGAGAGTCCAACCATAAA ACACACTACACAGTGGCAGACCTAGAGAGTGATCTGCAGTATCTCAGTTCCACCATTGAGTGTGAACAGCCTCAGCCTGACCTTTACAA ATTTGTCGGCCGTATGCACATTTACAGAAACAGTCAGGAGCCGGATGTGAG ATCTTTAGGCCCAGAAAACCTATTGCTGAAAGGAGCAAATTTGAAGAACACTCAGAAGATATGTG GCGTCGCAGTTTACACTGGAATGGAGACAAAAATGGCCCTCAACTACCagggaaaatcacaaaaacgGTCCGCTGTGGAGAA GTCTATCAACGCCTTCCTTCTGGTTTACCTTTTCATCCTGGTGAGCAAAGCTCTTGTGTGCACCACACTTAAGTATGTGTGGCAGGGCAAACACGATGAGCCGTGGTACAACGAGAAAACGCAGAAGGAGAAGGACACTAATCAG tACCTAAAAATGTTCACAGACTTCCTGTCCTTCATGGTGCTCTTCAATTTCATCATTCCGGTGTCCATGTACGTCACAGTTGAGATGCAAAAGTTCTTGGGGTCCTTTTTCATTGCATGGGACAAAGATTTCTTCGACCCTGAAATCCAAGAGGGGGCGCTGGTCAACACATCAGACCTTAATGAGGAGTTGGGACAG GTGGAGTACATCTTCACAGACAAGACTGGCACTCTCACTCAGAACAACATGGAGTTCATAGAGTGCTGCATCGACGGCTTCCAGTACAAGCATGGGGACGGGAGCTCAGAGTTGGACGGGTTTTGCGTCACAGATGGACCTGTAAACAAAATCCAGCAGAAAGCTGGCAGG gAGAGGGAGGAGCTTTTCCTTCGTGCCCTCTGTCTGTGCCACACTGTCCAGATAAAGGAGTCTACAATGCACAGACAAGACCAGATTGACCAGATTGACCAGATTGACCAGGTCGATGGCTTAGGGGTCGATCACGAGTTTCTGCATCCGCCACAGAAGGAAACGGGCTTCATAGCTTCTTCGCCCGATGAGATTGCTCTGGTTAAGGGAGCCATGAG GTATGGCTTCACGTTTCTGGGCCttgaaagtaaaaacatgaaaattctTAACAGGAATAAAGATGTTGAAAC GTATGAACTACTTCATGTGTTAAACTTTGACCCTGTGAGAAGGCGGATGAGTGTAATGGTCAGATCCAAAACAG gTGACATATTGCTTTTCTGTAAGGGGGCAGATTCTTCTATGTTCCCTCAAGTCAGAcaggaggaggtggagaggaTACGCATGCATGTGGAACGCAACGCAACC GAGGGCTATCGCACATTGTGTGTAGCCTACAAACATCTCAACGCACAGGAGTACGCCAGGGCAGATGCAGACTTGAGAGAAGCTAGACTGGCTCTCCAGGACAGAGAGGAGAAGCTTATGGCTGTTTACAACCGAGTGGAGACTGATATGATTTTAATAGGAGCTACTGCTGTGGAAGATCA GCTTCAGGACGAGGCGGCACAGACCATGGAAGCTCTGCAGGGAGCAGGCATGAAGGTCTGGGTTCTGACCGGGGACAAGATGGAGACGGCCAAGTCCACCTGCTATGCTTGTGGattgtttaagaaaaacacagaactgcTGGAGCTAACGCTGCGCACTCTTGAGGATGGAGGAAGGAGTCGGGAGGAAAGGCTGCATGATCTGTTACTTGAGTACCATAAGAAAGCTGTTCAAGATGCCCCACCTGTGAAATTAGGAATTACTAG GAGTTGGTCTGTAGCCGGACATGATTACGGTTTCATCATCGATGGAGCTTCTTTGTCGATGGTTCTCAGCTCTTCCTCTGAACCAAACTCCAGAAGATACAAGAACCTGTTTCTGCAGATCTGTCAGAACTGCACGGCTGTTCTCTGCTGCCGCATGGCCCCTCTGCAGAAGGCTCAG ATTGTTAAACTGGTGAAGAACTCCAAAGGCAACCCAATTACTCTTTCCGTTGGAGATGGAGCAAATGATGTTAGCATGATCTTGGAAGCTCATGTTGGCATTG GTATTAAGGGTAAAGAGGGTCGGCAGGCAGTAAAGAACAGTGATTACGCTATCCCCAAACTCAAACACCTCAAGAAACTTTTGTTGGCTCATGGACATCTTTACTACGTTCGCATTGCACACCTAGTGCAGTACTTCTTTTACAAG aATCTTTGCTTCATCTTACCTCAGTTTCTGTACCAGTTCTTCTGTGGATATTCCCAGCAA CCCCTGTACGATGCAGCCTATCTGACGATGTACAACATCTGCTTCACCTCTATGCCCATCCTGGCTTACAGCCTTTTGGAGCAGCACATTTGCATTGAGGTTCTTTTGGAACACTCCACCCTCTACAG agacattGCTAAGAATGCAATGCTGCGGTGGAAACTATTCCTTTATTGGACTGCGCTTGGAATCTTCCATGGATTAGTCTTCTTCTTTGGTGTTCGGTTTTTGTTCAGTAACCCAGCTCTGCAGGACAACGGCCAG GTTTTTGGAAACTGGTCATATGGAACCATTGTGTTCACTGTCCTCGTCTTCACTGTAACGCTAAAG CTGGCTCTGGACACACGGCATTGGACATGGATCAACCACTTTGTAATATGGGGCTCCCTggctttttatgtgtttttcagctTCTTCTGGGGAGGAATCATATG GCCTTTCCTGAAGCACCAGCGTTTGTACTTTGTGTTTGCCAACATGCTGAGCTCTGTGTCAGCGTGGCTCGTCATCATCTTGCTCATCCTCCTCAGTCTACTGCCAGAGATCCTGCTTGTGGTGCTCCGCAAGCCCCGTGGACCCCACGCTCGACAG AAAAAGTCGAGTGCGGGGGACCCCCAGTCTCCCCAGTCTTCAGCCAGGCCCCTGCTCACGAGAACCTTTTCAGATGAATCCAATACTGTCATTTAA
- the atp11c gene encoding phospholipid-transporting ATPase IG isoform X4 — MKFGGDEGRVHSRTIYVGHKSCPPNEAYIPPKFCDNRIVSSKYTVWNFLPKNLFEQFRRIANFYFLIIFLVQVIVDTPTSPVTSGLPLFFVITVTAVKQGYEDWLRHKADREVNEYRVSVLEDGRRIRKMSAKIKVGDIVEVEEDETFPCDLILLQSSRDDGTCFVTTASLDGESNHKTHYTVADLESDLQYLSSTIECEQPQPDLYKFVGRMHIYRNSQEPDVRSLGPENLLLKGANLKNTQKICGVAVYTGMETKMALNYQGKSQKRSAVEKSINAFLLVYLFILVSKALVCTTLKYVWQGKHDEPWYNEKTQKEKDTNQYLKMFTDFLSFMVLFNFIIPVSMYVTVEMQKFLGSFFIAWDKDFFDPEIQEGALVNTSDLNEELGQVEYIFTDKTGTLTQNNMEFIECCIDGFQYKHGDGSSELDGFCVTDGPVNKIQQKAGREREELFLRALCLCHTVQIKESTMHRQDQIDQIDQIDQVDGLGVDHEFLHPPQKETGFIASSPDEIALVKGAMRYGFTFLGLESKNMKILNRNKDVETYELLHVLNFDPVRRRMSVMVRSKTGDILLFCKGADSSMFPQVRQEEVERIRMHVERNATEGYRTLCVAYKHLNAQEYARADADLREARLALQDREEKLMAVYNRVETDMILIGATAVEDQLQDEAAQTMEALQGAGMKVWVLTGDKMETAKSTCYACGLFKKNTELLELTLRTLEDGGRSREERLHDLLLEYHKKAVQDAPPVKLGITRSWSVAGHDYGFIIDGASLSMVLSSSSEPNSRRYKNLFLQICQNCTAVLCCRMAPLQKAQIVKLVKNSKGNPITLSVGDGANDVSMILEAHVGIGIKGKEGRQAVKNSDYAIPKLKHLKKLLLAHGHLYYVRIAHLVQYFFYKNLCFILPQFLYQFFCGYSQQPLYDAAYLTMYNICFTSMPILAYSLLEQHICIEVLLEHSTLYRDIAKNAMLRWKLFLYWTALGIFHGLVFFFGVRFLFSNPALQDNGQVFGNWSYGTIVFTVLVFTVTLKLALDTRHWTWINHFVIWGSLAFYVFFSFFWGGIICRPFLKHQRLYFVFANMLSSVSAWLVIILLILLSLLPEILLVVLRKPRGPHARQKKSSAGDPQSPQSSARPLLTRTFSDESNTVI; from the exons taTACAGTTTGGAATTTTCTACCAAAGAACTTGTTTGAACAATTTCGAAGAATTGCCAATTTTTACTTCCTTATCATCTTCCTGGTACAG GTGATAGTGGACACCCCCACCAGCCCAGTCACCAGTGGCCtacctttattttttgtcatcacAGTAACTGCTGTCAAACAG GGATATGAGGACTGGCTGCGGCACAAGGCTGACCGGGAGGTGAATGAGTACCGGGTGTCTGTACTAGAGGATGGCCGGAGGATACGGAAAATGAGTGCTAAAATTAAG GTTGGAGATATTGTGGAAGTAGAAGAAGACGAGACCTTTCCCTGTGATCTAATACTGCTGCAGTCCAGCCGAGATGATGGCACATGTTTTGTTACCACAGCAAGTCTGGATGGAGAGTCCAACCATAAA ACACACTACACAGTGGCAGACCTAGAGAGTGATCTGCAGTATCTCAGTTCCACCATTGAGTGTGAACAGCCTCAGCCTGACCTTTACAA ATTTGTCGGCCGTATGCACATTTACAGAAACAGTCAGGAGCCGGATGTGAG ATCTTTAGGCCCAGAAAACCTATTGCTGAAAGGAGCAAATTTGAAGAACACTCAGAAGATATGTG GCGTCGCAGTTTACACTGGAATGGAGACAAAAATGGCCCTCAACTACCagggaaaatcacaaaaacgGTCCGCTGTGGAGAA GTCTATCAACGCCTTCCTTCTGGTTTACCTTTTCATCCTGGTGAGCAAAGCTCTTGTGTGCACCACACTTAAGTATGTGTGGCAGGGCAAACACGATGAGCCGTGGTACAACGAGAAAACGCAGAAGGAGAAGGACACTAATCAG tACCTAAAAATGTTCACAGACTTCCTGTCCTTCATGGTGCTCTTCAATTTCATCATTCCGGTGTCCATGTACGTCACAGTTGAGATGCAAAAGTTCTTGGGGTCCTTTTTCATTGCATGGGACAAAGATTTCTTCGACCCTGAAATCCAAGAGGGGGCGCTGGTCAACACATCAGACCTTAATGAGGAGTTGGGACAG GTGGAGTACATCTTCACAGACAAGACTGGCACTCTCACTCAGAACAACATGGAGTTCATAGAGTGCTGCATCGACGGCTTCCAGTACAAGCATGGGGACGGGAGCTCAGAGTTGGACGGGTTTTGCGTCACAGATGGACCTGTAAACAAAATCCAGCAGAAAGCTGGCAGG gAGAGGGAGGAGCTTTTCCTTCGTGCCCTCTGTCTGTGCCACACTGTCCAGATAAAGGAGTCTACAATGCACAGACAAGACCAGATTGACCAGATTGACCAGATTGACCAGGTCGATGGCTTAGGGGTCGATCACGAGTTTCTGCATCCGCCACAGAAGGAAACGGGCTTCATAGCTTCTTCGCCCGATGAGATTGCTCTGGTTAAGGGAGCCATGAG GTATGGCTTCACGTTTCTGGGCCttgaaagtaaaaacatgaaaattctTAACAGGAATAAAGATGTTGAAAC GTATGAACTACTTCATGTGTTAAACTTTGACCCTGTGAGAAGGCGGATGAGTGTAATGGTCAGATCCAAAACAG gTGACATATTGCTTTTCTGTAAGGGGGCAGATTCTTCTATGTTCCCTCAAGTCAGAcaggaggaggtggagaggaTACGCATGCATGTGGAACGCAACGCAACC GAGGGCTATCGCACATTGTGTGTAGCCTACAAACATCTCAACGCACAGGAGTACGCCAGGGCAGATGCAGACTTGAGAGAAGCTAGACTGGCTCTCCAGGACAGAGAGGAGAAGCTTATGGCTGTTTACAACCGAGTGGAGACTGATATGATTTTAATAGGAGCTACTGCTGTGGAAGATCA GCTTCAGGACGAGGCGGCACAGACCATGGAAGCTCTGCAGGGAGCAGGCATGAAGGTCTGGGTTCTGACCGGGGACAAGATGGAGACGGCCAAGTCCACCTGCTATGCTTGTGGattgtttaagaaaaacacagaactgcTGGAGCTAACGCTGCGCACTCTTGAGGATGGAGGAAGGAGTCGGGAGGAAAGGCTGCATGATCTGTTACTTGAGTACCATAAGAAAGCTGTTCAAGATGCCCCACCTGTGAAATTAGGAATTACTAG GAGTTGGTCTGTAGCCGGACATGATTACGGTTTCATCATCGATGGAGCTTCTTTGTCGATGGTTCTCAGCTCTTCCTCTGAACCAAACTCCAGAAGATACAAGAACCTGTTTCTGCAGATCTGTCAGAACTGCACGGCTGTTCTCTGCTGCCGCATGGCCCCTCTGCAGAAGGCTCAG ATTGTTAAACTGGTGAAGAACTCCAAAGGCAACCCAATTACTCTTTCCGTTGGAGATGGAGCAAATGATGTTAGCATGATCTTGGAAGCTCATGTTGGCATTG GTATTAAGGGTAAAGAGGGTCGGCAGGCAGTAAAGAACAGTGATTACGCTATCCCCAAACTCAAACACCTCAAGAAACTTTTGTTGGCTCATGGACATCTTTACTACGTTCGCATTGCACACCTAGTGCAGTACTTCTTTTACAAG aATCTTTGCTTCATCTTACCTCAGTTTCTGTACCAGTTCTTCTGTGGATATTCCCAGCAA CCCCTGTACGATGCAGCCTATCTGACGATGTACAACATCTGCTTCACCTCTATGCCCATCCTGGCTTACAGCCTTTTGGAGCAGCACATTTGCATTGAGGTTCTTTTGGAACACTCCACCCTCTACAG agacattGCTAAGAATGCAATGCTGCGGTGGAAACTATTCCTTTATTGGACTGCGCTTGGAATCTTCCATGGATTAGTCTTCTTCTTTGGTGTTCGGTTTTTGTTCAGTAACCCAGCTCTGCAGGACAACGGCCAG GTTTTTGGAAACTGGTCATATGGAACCATTGTGTTCACTGTCCTCGTCTTCACTGTAACGCTAAAG CTGGCTCTGGACACACGGCATTGGACATGGATCAACCACTTTGTAATATGGGGCTCCCTggctttttatgtgtttttcagctTCTTCTGGGGAGGAATCATATG CAGGCCTTTCCTGAAGCACCAGCGTTTGTACTTTGTGTTTGCCAACATGCTGAGCTCTGTGTCAGCGTGGCTCGTCATCATCTTGCTCATCCTCCTCAGTCTACTGCCAGAGATCCTGCTTGTGGTGCTCCGCAAGCCCCGTGGACCCCACGCTCGACAG AAAAAGTCGAGTGCGGGGGACCCCCAGTCTCCCCAGTCTTCAGCCAGGCCCCTGCTCACGAGAACCTTTTCAGATGAATCCAATACTGTCATTTAA
- the atp11c gene encoding phospholipid-transporting ATPase 11C isoform X3 translates to MLRRRLNRLFGGDEGRVHSRTIYVGHKSCPPNEAYIPPKFCDNRIVSSKYTVWNFLPKNLFEQFRRIANFYFLIIFLVQVIVDTPTSPVTSGLPLFFVITVTAVKQGYEDWLRHKADREVNEYRVSVLEDGRRIRKMSAKIKVGDIVEVEEDETFPCDLILLQSSRDDGTCFVTTASLDGESNHKTHYTVADLESDLQYLSSTIECEQPQPDLYKFVGRMHIYRNSQEPDVRSLGPENLLLKGANLKNTQKICGVAVYTGMETKMALNYQGKSQKRSAVEKSINAFLLVYLFILVSKALVCTTLKYVWQGKHDEPWYNEKTQKEKDTNQYLKMFTDFLSFMVLFNFIIPVSMYVTVEMQKFLGSFFIAWDKDFFDPEIQEGALVNTSDLNEELGQVEYIFTDKTGTLTQNNMEFIECCIDGFQYKHGDGSSELDGFCVTDGPVNKIQQKAGREREELFLRALCLCHTVQIKESTMHRQDQIDQIDQIDQVDGLGVDHEFLHPPQKETGFIASSPDEIALVKGAMRYGFTFLGLESKNMKILNRNKDVETYELLHVLNFDPVRRRMSVMVRSKTGDILLFCKGADSSMFPQVRQEEVERIRMHVERNATEGYRTLCVAYKHLNAQEYARADADLREARLALQDREEKLMAVYNRVETDMILIGATAVEDQLQDEAAQTMEALQGAGMKVWVLTGDKMETAKSTCYACGLFKKNTELLELTLRTLEDGGRSREERLHDLLLEYHKKAVQDAPPVKLGITRSWSVAGHDYGFIIDGASLSMVLSSSSEPNSRRYKNLFLQICQNCTAVLCCRMAPLQKAQIVKLVKNSKGNPITLSVGDGANDVSMILEAHVGIGIKGKEGRQAVKNSDYAIPKLKHLKKLLLAHGHLYYVRIAHLVQYFFYKNLCFILPQFLYQFFCGYSQQPLYDAAYLTMYNICFTSMPILAYSLLEQHICIEVLLEHSTLYRDIAKNAMLRWKLFLYWTALGIFHGLVFFFGVRFLFSNPALQDNGQVFGNWSYGTIVFTVLVFTVTLKLALDTRHWTWINHFVIWGSLAFYVFFSFFWGGIICRPFLKHQRLYFVFANMLSSVSAWLVIILLILLSLLPEILLVVLRKPRGPHARQMKHRLPSSGTSTIFMLSQTASTHSFSWSD, encoded by the exons taTACAGTTTGGAATTTTCTACCAAAGAACTTGTTTGAACAATTTCGAAGAATTGCCAATTTTTACTTCCTTATCATCTTCCTGGTACAG GTGATAGTGGACACCCCCACCAGCCCAGTCACCAGTGGCCtacctttattttttgtcatcacAGTAACTGCTGTCAAACAG GGATATGAGGACTGGCTGCGGCACAAGGCTGACCGGGAGGTGAATGAGTACCGGGTGTCTGTACTAGAGGATGGCCGGAGGATACGGAAAATGAGTGCTAAAATTAAG GTTGGAGATATTGTGGAAGTAGAAGAAGACGAGACCTTTCCCTGTGATCTAATACTGCTGCAGTCCAGCCGAGATGATGGCACATGTTTTGTTACCACAGCAAGTCTGGATGGAGAGTCCAACCATAAA ACACACTACACAGTGGCAGACCTAGAGAGTGATCTGCAGTATCTCAGTTCCACCATTGAGTGTGAACAGCCTCAGCCTGACCTTTACAA ATTTGTCGGCCGTATGCACATTTACAGAAACAGTCAGGAGCCGGATGTGAG ATCTTTAGGCCCAGAAAACCTATTGCTGAAAGGAGCAAATTTGAAGAACACTCAGAAGATATGTG GCGTCGCAGTTTACACTGGAATGGAGACAAAAATGGCCCTCAACTACCagggaaaatcacaaaaacgGTCCGCTGTGGAGAA GTCTATCAACGCCTTCCTTCTGGTTTACCTTTTCATCCTGGTGAGCAAAGCTCTTGTGTGCACCACACTTAAGTATGTGTGGCAGGGCAAACACGATGAGCCGTGGTACAACGAGAAAACGCAGAAGGAGAAGGACACTAATCAG tACCTAAAAATGTTCACAGACTTCCTGTCCTTCATGGTGCTCTTCAATTTCATCATTCCGGTGTCCATGTACGTCACAGTTGAGATGCAAAAGTTCTTGGGGTCCTTTTTCATTGCATGGGACAAAGATTTCTTCGACCCTGAAATCCAAGAGGGGGCGCTGGTCAACACATCAGACCTTAATGAGGAGTTGGGACAG GTGGAGTACATCTTCACAGACAAGACTGGCACTCTCACTCAGAACAACATGGAGTTCATAGAGTGCTGCATCGACGGCTTCCAGTACAAGCATGGGGACGGGAGCTCAGAGTTGGACGGGTTTTGCGTCACAGATGGACCTGTAAACAAAATCCAGCAGAAAGCTGGCAGG gAGAGGGAGGAGCTTTTCCTTCGTGCCCTCTGTCTGTGCCACACTGTCCAGATAAAGGAGTCTACAATGCACAGACAAGACCAGATTGACCAGATTGACCAGATTGACCAGGTCGATGGCTTAGGGGTCGATCACGAGTTTCTGCATCCGCCACAGAAGGAAACGGGCTTCATAGCTTCTTCGCCCGATGAGATTGCTCTGGTTAAGGGAGCCATGAG GTATGGCTTCACGTTTCTGGGCCttgaaagtaaaaacatgaaaattctTAACAGGAATAAAGATGTTGAAAC GTATGAACTACTTCATGTGTTAAACTTTGACCCTGTGAGAAGGCGGATGAGTGTAATGGTCAGATCCAAAACAG gTGACATATTGCTTTTCTGTAAGGGGGCAGATTCTTCTATGTTCCCTCAAGTCAGAcaggaggaggtggagaggaTACGCATGCATGTGGAACGCAACGCAACC GAGGGCTATCGCACATTGTGTGTAGCCTACAAACATCTCAACGCACAGGAGTACGCCAGGGCAGATGCAGACTTGAGAGAAGCTAGACTGGCTCTCCAGGACAGAGAGGAGAAGCTTATGGCTGTTTACAACCGAGTGGAGACTGATATGATTTTAATAGGAGCTACTGCTGTGGAAGATCA GCTTCAGGACGAGGCGGCACAGACCATGGAAGCTCTGCAGGGAGCAGGCATGAAGGTCTGGGTTCTGACCGGGGACAAGATGGAGACGGCCAAGTCCACCTGCTATGCTTGTGGattgtttaagaaaaacacagaactgcTGGAGCTAACGCTGCGCACTCTTGAGGATGGAGGAAGGAGTCGGGAGGAAAGGCTGCATGATCTGTTACTTGAGTACCATAAGAAAGCTGTTCAAGATGCCCCACCTGTGAAATTAGGAATTACTAG GAGTTGGTCTGTAGCCGGACATGATTACGGTTTCATCATCGATGGAGCTTCTTTGTCGATGGTTCTCAGCTCTTCCTCTGAACCAAACTCCAGAAGATACAAGAACCTGTTTCTGCAGATCTGTCAGAACTGCACGGCTGTTCTCTGCTGCCGCATGGCCCCTCTGCAGAAGGCTCAG ATTGTTAAACTGGTGAAGAACTCCAAAGGCAACCCAATTACTCTTTCCGTTGGAGATGGAGCAAATGATGTTAGCATGATCTTGGAAGCTCATGTTGGCATTG GTATTAAGGGTAAAGAGGGTCGGCAGGCAGTAAAGAACAGTGATTACGCTATCCCCAAACTCAAACACCTCAAGAAACTTTTGTTGGCTCATGGACATCTTTACTACGTTCGCATTGCACACCTAGTGCAGTACTTCTTTTACAAG aATCTTTGCTTCATCTTACCTCAGTTTCTGTACCAGTTCTTCTGTGGATATTCCCAGCAA CCCCTGTACGATGCAGCCTATCTGACGATGTACAACATCTGCTTCACCTCTATGCCCATCCTGGCTTACAGCCTTTTGGAGCAGCACATTTGCATTGAGGTTCTTTTGGAACACTCCACCCTCTACAG agacattGCTAAGAATGCAATGCTGCGGTGGAAACTATTCCTTTATTGGACTGCGCTTGGAATCTTCCATGGATTAGTCTTCTTCTTTGGTGTTCGGTTTTTGTTCAGTAACCCAGCTCTGCAGGACAACGGCCAG GTTTTTGGAAACTGGTCATATGGAACCATTGTGTTCACTGTCCTCGTCTTCACTGTAACGCTAAAG CTGGCTCTGGACACACGGCATTGGACATGGATCAACCACTTTGTAATATGGGGCTCCCTggctttttatgtgtttttcagctTCTTCTGGGGAGGAATCATATG CAGGCCTTTCCTGAAGCACCAGCGTTTGTACTTTGTGTTTGCCAACATGCTGAGCTCTGTGTCAGCGTGGCTCGTCATCATCTTGCTCATCCTCCTCAGTCTACTGCCAGAGATCCTGCTTGTGGTGCTCCGCAAGCCCCGTGGACCCCACGCTCGACAG ATGAAGCATCGCCTTCCGTCCTCGGGGACTTCTACTATCTTCATGCTGTCTCAGACAGCTAGCACTCACAGCTTCTCATGGAGCGACTGA